The following coding sequences lie in one Acidobacteriota bacterium genomic window:
- the htpX gene encoding zinc metalloprotease HtpX, which yields MGNTVKTTLLLGLLSGVLMVIGQSLGGANGMVIAFGFAVVMNFGSYWFSDKIVLRMYNAQPVGPEHRLYQTVARLAQRANLPMPKVYVIPDPSPNAFATGRDPSHAAVAATEGILRILDDRELEGVIGHELSHVKHRDILISSIAATLAAAIMMIANMARWAAFFGGGRSDDREGSNPIALLATIILAPLAAILIQSAISRSREYEADAGGAAIAGSPYGLVDALKKLEVASKRIPLDANAATAHMFIIKPFTVSGLMSIFSTHPPTESRIRALLGQA from the coding sequence ATGGGAAACACAGTCAAAACGACACTCCTGTTGGGACTTCTGAGCGGTGTGTTGATGGTGATAGGTCAGAGCCTCGGCGGGGCGAACGGCATGGTCATCGCGTTTGGTTTCGCCGTCGTCATGAACTTCGGCTCGTACTGGTTCTCCGACAAAATCGTTCTGCGCATGTACAACGCGCAGCCGGTCGGGCCCGAACACCGGCTCTATCAGACGGTGGCGCGGTTGGCGCAGCGCGCGAATCTGCCGATGCCGAAGGTGTACGTGATTCCGGACCCATCGCCAAACGCGTTCGCAACCGGGCGCGACCCGTCGCATGCGGCCGTGGCGGCCACCGAGGGCATCCTGCGCATCCTGGACGATCGCGAACTGGAAGGTGTCATCGGCCACGAGCTGTCGCACGTCAAGCACCGCGACATTCTGATCAGCTCGATTGCGGCGACGCTCGCCGCCGCCATCATGATGATCGCGAACATGGCGCGCTGGGCGGCGTTTTTCGGAGGAGGCCGGAGCGACGATCGCGAAGGATCGAACCCCATTGCCCTGTTGGCGACGATCATCCTCGCGCCGCTGGCGGCCATCCTCATCCAGTCGGCCATCTCGCGGTCGCGCGAGTACGAAGCGGACGCCGGCGGGGCCGCGATTGCCGGCTCGCCCTACGGCCTGGTGGACGCGCTCAAGAAACTGGAAGTTGCGTCGAAGCGGATCCCGCTCGATGCCAATGCGGCCACGGCGCACATGTTCATCATCAAGCCGTTCACCGTGTCGGGGTTGATGTCCATTTTCAGCACACATCCGCCAACCGAATCGCGCATCCGCGCGCTGCTCGGCCAGGCCTAG
- a CDS encoding M20 family metallopeptidase, translated as MRTHLAFCEAALPWAVETIEALVCLESPSGDKAAVDACGREVARLLRQLGGSVGVLPGETAGDHLLAEFGSGRRQVLVMGHIDTVWPVGELERRPLRREGDMLFGPGVFDMKAGIVLAMLAIRALQDSASGLPGRVMLLLTSDEETGSATSRSIIEDEARRSEAVLVLEPPLPGGALKTARKGCGEFHLRVTGKPAHAGIEPERGVSAIRELARQILAIESLQDPARGTTLSVGIVRGGTRGNVIPAEAEAIIDVRAATPDDADRVTRAMQALRPQIPGAAISVTGGIDRPPFERTPAVEALFRQAQEVAANLGRTLGEGSTGGGSDGNLTAALNVPTIDGLGAIGAGAHGFDEHVDIPEVPWRAALIAGLIERILSRLP; from the coding sequence ATGAGGACTCACCTGGCGTTCTGTGAAGCGGCACTGCCGTGGGCGGTGGAGACGATTGAGGCGCTCGTGTGCCTCGAATCGCCGAGCGGCGACAAGGCGGCTGTCGACGCGTGCGGCAGGGAAGTGGCCCGGTTGCTCCGCCAACTCGGCGGCAGTGTCGGCGTGCTGCCGGGCGAGACCGCGGGTGACCACCTGCTGGCCGAGTTCGGGTCCGGCCGACGTCAGGTGCTGGTGATGGGGCATATCGACACGGTCTGGCCCGTGGGCGAGCTGGAACGGCGGCCGCTGCGGCGCGAGGGCGACATGCTCTTCGGTCCGGGTGTCTTCGACATGAAGGCCGGGATCGTACTCGCAATGCTCGCGATCCGCGCGCTGCAGGATTCGGCGTCGGGGCTGCCTGGTCGTGTGATGCTGCTCCTGACGAGCGACGAGGAAACCGGCAGCGCCACGTCGCGGAGTATCATCGAAGACGAGGCGCGTCGGAGCGAAGCCGTGCTCGTCCTCGAACCGCCGCTCCCGGGCGGCGCACTCAAGACCGCGCGCAAGGGCTGCGGCGAGTTCCACCTGCGCGTCACGGGCAAGCCGGCCCACGCAGGGATAGAGCCCGAGCGCGGTGTCAGCGCGATCCGCGAGCTGGCCCGACAGATTCTCGCTATCGAGTCGCTGCAGGATCCCGCCCGCGGAACCACGCTCAGCGTCGGCATCGTGCGGGGCGGCACGCGCGGCAACGTGATTCCGGCGGAGGCCGAGGCCATCATCGACGTGCGCGCGGCGACCCCGGACGACGCCGACCGGGTGACTCGTGCGATGCAGGCGCTCCGGCCGCAGATCCCGGGAGCCGCGATCAGCGTGACGGGCGGCATCGACCGGCCGCCGTTCGAACGCACGCCGGCGGTCGAGGCGCTCTTTCGCCAGGCGCAGGAGGTGGCGGCGAACCTTGGGCGAACACTTGGCGAAGGTTCCACCGGCGGCGGCTCCGACGGAAACCTCACGGCGGCTTTGAACGTCCCAACAATAGATGGGCTCGGCGCCATCGGCGCGGGTGCGCACGGGTTTGATGAGCACGTGGATATCCCCGAGGTGCCGTGGCGCGCGGCGCTCATTGCCGGTTTGATCGAGCGAATCCTGTCGCGCCTGCCCTGA
- the thiC gene encoding phosphomethylpyrimidine synthase ThiC, with the protein MSNTKPSSPTSAPSDFAYAYPNSRKVFIEGPNGVRVSMREVALSGGEPPVLLYDTSGPQGVSVQAGLPPLRRPWILGRGDVDEVVRSRQPQPGEPAMPGMQPGQPMTALRGRGPVTQLHYARTHIVTPEMEFVALREGFDAEFVRSEVARGRAIITANVNHPEIEPMIIGRNFLVKINANIGNSAVSSSIEEEVDKLRWATLWGSDTVMDLSTGKDIHQTREWILRNSAVPIGTVPIYQALEQVGGRPEELTWEIYRDTLIEQAEQGVDYFTVHAAVLLRYIPTTARRVTGIVSRGGSIMAKWCLAHHQENFTYTHFREICDIMQAYDVAFSLGDGLRPGSIADANDEAQFAELRTQGELTKIAWEYDVQVMNEGPGHVPMHLIKENMEKQLEWCDEAPFYTLGPLTTDVAPGYDHITSAIGAAMIGWYGTAMLCYVTPKEHLGLPNREDVKTGVIAYRIAAHAADLAKGHPRARGWDDALSKARFEFRWNDQFNLAMDPVTARAFHDETLPADGAKVAHFCSMCGPKFCSMEITQQVRDYAASHGLAEREALEAGMRERAEAFHKTPEIYVPVEDVKSR; encoded by the coding sequence ATGTCGAACACCAAGCCGTCGTCTCCCACATCCGCCCCGTCTGATTTCGCCTACGCGTATCCCAACTCGCGCAAAGTGTTCATCGAGGGTCCAAACGGTGTGCGCGTGTCGATGCGCGAGGTGGCCCTGTCGGGTGGCGAACCGCCCGTCCTGCTCTACGACACCAGCGGCCCACAGGGAGTCAGCGTGCAAGCGGGCCTGCCACCGCTGCGCCGCCCGTGGATCCTCGGCCGCGGGGACGTCGACGAAGTCGTGCGCTCGCGCCAGCCGCAGCCGGGAGAGCCCGCGATGCCCGGCATGCAGCCGGGCCAGCCGATGACGGCGCTGCGTGGTCGCGGCCCGGTCACTCAGTTGCACTACGCGCGCACGCACATCGTGACCCCGGAGATGGAGTTCGTGGCGCTGCGCGAGGGTTTTGACGCCGAGTTCGTCAGGTCCGAAGTCGCGCGCGGTCGCGCCATCATCACGGCCAACGTGAATCACCCCGAGATCGAGCCGATGATCATCGGCCGCAATTTTCTCGTAAAGATCAACGCGAACATCGGCAATTCGGCCGTCAGCTCGTCGATCGAGGAGGAAGTGGACAAGCTGCGCTGGGCCACGCTCTGGGGTTCCGACACGGTGATGGACCTGTCGACGGGAAAGGACATCCACCAGACGCGCGAGTGGATCCTGCGCAACTCGGCTGTGCCGATCGGCACCGTGCCCATCTACCAGGCGCTCGAGCAGGTCGGCGGCAGGCCCGAAGAGCTGACGTGGGAGATCTACCGCGACACGCTCATCGAGCAGGCCGAGCAGGGCGTGGACTATTTCACCGTGCACGCTGCCGTGCTGCTGCGGTACATCCCGACGACGGCACGGCGCGTGACGGGAATCGTGTCGCGCGGCGGATCAATTATGGCGAAGTGGTGTCTGGCGCATCACCAGGAGAACTTCACGTACACGCACTTCCGCGAGATCTGCGACATCATGCAGGCGTACGACGTGGCGTTCTCGCTCGGCGACGGCCTGCGGCCCGGCTCAATTGCTGACGCCAATGACGAGGCGCAGTTCGCGGAGTTGCGTACGCAGGGCGAGCTGACGAAGATTGCCTGGGAGTACGACGTGCAGGTGATGAACGAGGGCCCGGGCCACGTGCCGATGCATCTCATCAAGGAGAACATGGAGAAGCAGCTCGAGTGGTGCGACGAGGCGCCGTTCTACACGCTCGGGCCGCTCACCACCGACGTCGCGCCCGGGTACGACCACATCACGTCAGCGATTGGCGCGGCGATGATCGGCTGGTACGGCACGGCGATGCTCTGCTACGTGACGCCCAAGGAACACCTCGGTCTGCCCAATCGGGAGGACGTCAAGACCGGCGTCATCGCCTACCGCATCGCGGCGCACGCGGCCGATCTGGCCAAGGGCCATCCGCGGGCCAGAGGCTGGGACGATGCGCTGTCGAAGGCGCGGTTCGAGTTCCGGTGGAACGACCAGTTCAACCTGGCGATGGACCCCGTGACGGCGCGCGCGTTCCACGACGAGACGCTGCCGGCCGATGGCGCGAAGGTGGCGCACTTCTGCTCGATGTGCGGCCCGAAGTTCTGCAGCATGGAGATCACGCAGCAGGTGCGCGACTACGCCGCCTCGCACGGCCTGGCCGAGCGCGAGGCGCTCGAGGCCGGCATGCGCGAGCGCGCCGAGGCGTTCCACAAGACCCCGGAGATCTACGTGCCGGTGGAGGATGTGAAGTCGCGGTAG